The sequence below is a genomic window from Oreochromis niloticus isolate F11D_XX linkage group LG3, O_niloticus_UMD_NMBU, whole genome shotgun sequence.
tttcttaggtgttttcaacctctgctgccacgctgacggcgtatgcggccaaacggaagaagacagtctatattcttagcagcatgcacagcgtggttcagactgataacaccaccaaaaggaagccaaacactgtcgccctttacaacaccacaaagtgtggcgtggatgtgatggaccagatggtgcgggagtacacggtcctataacatgattgacatggcagcactgaatgcacatgtgctgtatcaAGCATGCACCGGGACGCAGGAAAGACGGGTGGACTTCCTGGTGGAGTTTGCAAGAGAGTTGGCTAACTCTCATATAGCTGGGACGAAggcaagaaaagaacagttgcttcagacacaaccctccacacctagccctggaaaaagagccacgtgtcaggtcaaacacaaatgcaagaacaatcatgccactgtgcgatgcgttcactgctacagatacacatgtggtaaatgcagactacagataccatggcagtgccaggattgtgagtgattgaaatgtactcactcactttttattattatctgtaaatatgtgtacaaatggttgtttttgtagaaatattttttggtttttttgtactgtttttatcaataaatcttttggagatttattttcctggatgattgagaatgcatcaagacgaacacaaaatgaagttcacagcttttagcagttccccctccccacacacaaacaaagaggcAGTTTGCAGTTAGAAATCCGCAATCATTCACACACCCCCACTCCCCTCCACAATTCTCAGGTAACGACCCAATTTACATATGAATTGATGCTAACAGACTAGCCAAGTTAGCTTCCACTTGGCTGACAGAGGGTTAGAAAAGCCTGGGACTTCTAGTGTTAATGCCATAACCGCACTAAGgcggcaaatctccattagcgagtTAGTGTGGATCGcaccgtgcgtggggctgcactgCGTCAACGCGTTAGcacggttagctcgttaacgtgttagcgcggttagctcaTTAACGCGTTAGCTCGTTAACGCTTTAGcacggttagctcgttaacacgtgcAGCCCCATGCATGGGGCGAGCCGCGCTAACTTGCTAATGGCGATTTGCCGCGTCAATGCGGTTATggtgttaacgtcattttaacgagattaacgctgacagcactagtttaaattaaaaaatgcactttaatggttaaaatacaaatgaaacgatttgaaatgtgttaaaaatattttaagttatCAGTTGCATTATTAACGCTTTAAGTGGAAGAGTTTGGAATCCATACAAATGTGTGTAATGTCTGTAATTTGTGTTGCTTAGACTTACAGCCttcttatttacattttaaagtgtcctttattattttctttactttaattGGTATGTACTAAAGCTCTCGTGGTGCCTGCTAATCCGGTGAGACTTTCAGGTAGAAGAGTGGGATTTGGAGGAGAGACGAGCTACTGCTATctgttgtggagctgttttaaCCTACCAAGAGGTAATTAGGAGTCTGAGAGGGTTTTCCAAAATGActgttaacatttaaaacatgctgATATTGCTAGCCGCGATTAGCTGCTAGAATTTAGCCTAGCATTGTTCTGCTTGGCTCATACTCTGTACTGTATGGATGTattcagctaatgctagctattTCTGAGACGGCAAATGAGTTGGTATTCAGGTGGTTCATTTAATTCAATAGGAGAAGACGGGACATCTTGCCAGTGTGATAGAGGCAAAGCTCGCGTGGTCCCTTCTGCTGGTGGCCATGACCCCTTTCCTTCCACCTGTCCTTTTGAGCTATCACGAGCCATGAGTACTGATATTTGCACGTACTTTTATTTTATGGCTTGTTTACAAGTGAAGCGACCATTTAGTTTTAGGCCACAATGCACCCCAGTTAAGACTCAGGCCTGCAACGAGGGTTTTATTTTCagaatgtttttgtgtgtgtggaccCACCAGTGTTTAATTATCCTGTTTCATTTGGTATTCGTAACCATAGTAAATGAAACATCATTTTATCAGTGCTACATATTAATTTACCACTAAATCCAagtgatttttctttattttactggAAATCACTAACTAAAGTGAAACTGTTGCATTTCAAATTGTATGCTTGTCTTTAggtttatttatacattttatattttgggTTATAAGCATAAATAAGGGAATATCAAAAGTAAACTACACTGTAGAGACCCAGGCCCTGCTCACAGGTACATGAGACGTGTGTTACACTTGCTAATTTTAAAGAGGTCCAGTGGCCAGTTCGTAAACGTGGACTCAAGCACAGaccaaacacagagacagcagATGGATTTCTCACAAGCTTTACTACAAAACAATAAAGCTAACTTGGAACACGAGGGGTTCAGACGTGGTGTAACTGTAAACAAAGAAGAATGTAGTTAGAAGGGAAGTGAGAGGCTGAATCAGAGGAAAATGGTGATTACAGGGTTTGAGCGGCTTACTTGGGCAGGTCGAACGTGTGAGGCTCTGAGGGGAGGGGTGATACTTTTTCTTAATGCAATTCCTTGAGTGTCCAGAGAGACGTTGGctggagggcaggcaggtgtgtGTGGTGGAGAGATCATTCCTGGGTGGTGGAGCGGTGAGTGGAGGCAGCGTGAATCCTATTGTAGAGACCAGCGTCAAGAGAATGTGTGCGGCTGAGGAGTTGAGTGATAACTTGACACTATGGCCTAAAGAGAACAAGGTAAGCAAACAAGCTTAACCGAGAACATAAACATAGAGGGGGCTGTTACCAATGTGAGTTAGCTAATAAACGGAGCaagaagaaacagggagactgGTCTTAAATACCGTCTCGCTGATTGCCGAGGACCAGGTGAGCTAAGCAGATGAGGAGATGAAAACTACTAGCAGCTCACCCAGACCATGAAACTAATAAGTTTGACAACTTACTGTGAACAACAAAAACTCATGGTAACTGAATATAAACTCAACATGTGTCTCAACATAAATGTCCACTAGCCTTCTGACACAAACCGAAAAAAACTGACACACTGTGAGTCAGAGTTCGGGTAAATACAAATCCTGCTATTATTAAAAGTGCTCATTCCTAATACAGTCCTTTGTAATGTGAATGTCCTTATTCTACTGCATAATATCTGTTGCAGATAACAAACCGTAACACCTGTACAGAGTTTTTTGTGGCTTGATATTGCTACATACTTGTGCTGCTAAAATTGGATTTCCTGGTTAATGCGtggtgcaaactgcagctcttTGTATCTGTTGGTTTTCAATCTAACAGTTTTGTCCTGTGGTTACCAGCAAGAAAGGCTGAGTTTTGTCTCCTGGGTCCATATCTGGCCTGCCATGGAGAGAATACATGGCTTCTTTTAAGAGCGTGATTCAAGTCAATTCAATATCAATCATATTTGCACAAAgcttaacaaaaacatatagAAAACAGGGCAGGAGCAAAATAAATAGTAAACAGACGAAAGACCAAAGTAAAACTGAAAGCACCAGATGACAGACTGGCAGATACTGTAGTCATCTTCTTCTTTCATCTGCTCCCTTTAGGGCTTGTGACAGCAGATCATGTGACTCCACCTCATGTTaactgcatgtcctccttcactacatcttGTCCAGTATATCCTCTATCCCGACCCCGTCCAAATTAATGGACAGACAGACTtgtattctgtcttgcttctaaTGACTTTCATTCCTTTTCTCTCCAgggcatacctccacctctccaggctctcttccacctgctctctactctcactacagatgCCTCATACAATGTTCTGCACCACCCTCACATATTTTACTGCCCCCCTTACTTCCTCATGCAGTACCACTTTGCACCCTAACATATGCTTTCTCAATTCCAAGACTCTCCTTATCACCTTACTTAAATCCTTTAacactctcaaagcaaacatcgtAGTGCTTTTTCTCATCTTGCTCATCGCCTTAATCCATATCTTTATGGTATGACATCATCAATTTTATCCCTTTGTAGTTACTACAGCTCTGCACATCATCCTTGTTCTTAAAAATCTGTACTAGTACACTTCCTCTCCATTCCTCAGGCCTCCTCTCAGTCTAAATGATTATGCTGAAAAAAATGGCTATAAAATCCCCGCCCTCCATCATGAACATTTTCATACTTCTTTATCTTATAAGCGCGATAATAATAACTTACCATAGTGTTGACAGTATTTACCACAATAATTAGGTACTACAGTAGTGAAGACATTTTTGTCCCTCATCTTATATTAGCCTGGTTCTCCTTTGTGTACAGTGCACTTTAGTAGGAACGATGAGTTTGTAAAATGTGTATTTAATATAAACTTTAAAATGCTTAAAATCACAAGTTTCAGATGCCAAGTAAATGTTACCAGCATCTGATAAGAGACCAGTTCCTTCATTGTGAAAAGCTGCTGCTTCCTGAACTAACCATAACGTGAAATGTTTCTGTGCTAGCGTGCTAACAACCACACACGGCATACAAAAACCACACATGTATGCATCTGTTTCCTTCACCATTGCTCTCATTTAATATCCGTACCCTGATCTCTTCTTGTTTAACCTTAAATTTCAGGATTTATTTGCAACTGGCTAAAGTCTTTacagcaccacacacacacacacacacacacacacaaaaacacacagacagagacacacacgtCTACCCTAATATCTTCGTCAGCTCTTGTATTttaatcataacatttgtgaatgaacagaaaaaaaacagatgatcattaattaattgAAGTGTAGTTTAGCTGCATTTGGgagcttttttttcattctctgATCCAGCAGATGATGCATGCTTCCTGGGCTTTGAAgcgtttctttttctctctgccaTCTGCCATATTTGGAGCATTTGTAGCTGGCTACAGCAGAGAAACCATGCACAGCAGATTTCCTGTTTATGAATTCCACTTTTCTTATGTTCAGATAAATTTTTGTGGATTAAAAATGATTCTGCTTCTGAGTTTTTGGATTGTTACAGGTAAGCTGAATGCCAAACTTAatctaatatttattatttatgaaatctatttttttaaagatatgtaTCAGAGCTTTCATTAGGAATATGACTGTCATTGTGATGAATGAAGTGAAGTTTAATAACTgaaattaaattgatttttttctttggcaGTTTGAGTAAAAATAATTGTTCTCAGCCTAATGTGACATTAAAGAACCCCTGAAATATATCAAAGTGTTTTCCTTTATCATACAGTGTTCACTTACTtcaatatatgtatgtattcaTGGTGTGATTTTAAGGTGTAATAATGTATTTTAAGACTCTTTCGCGGCACTGTTTCCTCTTAGGTCTCACAGCAGCGGACCCAACAGCGACATATTATCGGCTGAAAAACAGCTCAGTGTGTCTGAATGTCAGGAAACCGCCACCATATAGACGTGGTGAATGGAAATTTAACACGATAATTATTGCTGATGATACAGTAATCAATCCAATATACAAAGACAGAGTGACTTATAGTGCTGGGAACCTCTCCTTGTGTATTAATAACCTGGCTGATACAGACGCTGGGATATATGACGTCTCAATCAGCCAAAACTTTACTTCAGCATCAGAGAAACATCAAGTCATTGTTCAAGGTAAGTTATAAGCAGAACTTTGTCTTTAGCCATGAATCTACTTtacatattatattttttctggATTTAGTAGCATTTTTCTTACAGTCTTACATCTCCTTGTGACTGAAAGAAAGACTGGTGACTGGTTAAAGAATCTGTCATTGTCTTTAACCACAACATCATATAGCCTACAAATTTTgaatcatccaggtcattgtcaGTTCTCCTTTTTGTATTAAGTCTTAATTTATCTGTTTGGCTCGATGTTACAGATGTGGTTCCCACACCTGTCATTATAATGTCAAAGCTTGGCTCCAACCAGTCTGCTGGACTCTGCAGTATCACAGTAAACTGCTCCATCCAGGATTATTGGCTTTGGTCTGTTTGTGATGAAGACGGCTGCAGACCATCCCAGAAATCATTCAGTGAGGTCAACATCACCACCTTCACTGAGAACAGTACCGTGGTCTGCAGAGGCAACAACCATGTTAGCACAAATCAAGCTTCTGAAAGCTCAACACTGTGTAAGTATTAgatattaattataaataacAGGCTGTTGATTTCATTCgacatgaaataaaaagcaaTATTTTCTTCCACCTTTCTTGATATTTCcccttttatttatatatgtacatTGTTTGTTGTTatcataaaattattttatttttcatgtctgaaaagaaacttttttaaattgctcattaaaattgtgtttttgtgtccgCAGGTTTCAATAACACTAATCCTGATGATAGGGGGAAAGCACAACACCCTCCATCAACGAGAACACTTGCATTTattattgtttgtgttttactCGCCTTCATCTTTTTagcagtttctttctttttagttAAAAGATTATTTTCAACAAAATGGAAATCCTACCAGGTAAGCTGCATTCACTAACAGAGATTTATATCTGTTTATACTTTATATTATATAACTTGTGCAGTGCCACAGTTATGTGGTGTCATAATGTGACTGAATATTTGACTTTATTATTTACAGGCTCCAACAAATACTATCCGCTCAATACAAAGCCAGCCCATTAATACTCTGCCATCATCTCAGTCGAGAGCCTCTACTGCGTCTTCGTCAAGTGATGCTGACCCTGCTTATGAGAACGCAGACGTCCTTCAGTACAGCCAGAGCAGCAGCCCAAGACAGGAAAGCCATCCAGTAGATACCATCTACACTCTTCCAGGAGTGAAAAGCTCTTCTGCTGGCAACAACATACAAAATACTGCAGAGACTGCCACAGTAGAAGAGGCACAACAACGGCCCACGCAGATCGACACAGTTTACAGCGTGTTGCAGAAGCCAAAAAAATTGAATGTATAGCACCACCCAGAGGTCAAACGGGAGTTTTGAACAGtgggaaacaaaagaaaacgaGAACAAAAACAGTACAAGAAAATGAACATTGTAAATACCAGACAAATATTCCAAACATGATTAAAGCTCAATGTTCAGCAtagacaataaaataaatgttggaTCAATTCATAGaactaatataaaattaatCACAGGACTTATGATTActtttatataaaaatgaaatttcCTCTGCTGAATAAATTGGGTGCATGCTAACATGCTGAGATGAAAGACCAAATGCTGATCTTCGTTTGGCAGCTTATTCACttatatttatttgttataATAGTACTTTATTTATATTAGCAATGAAATTTTCTATCCACcaaatcattttatttgttttttctttaaatgtacagaaaatgTATGAATTGTGCCCCATTAAATGACATGCTGATTGGGCAACTATTGATGGATATTTGCTTATGTTTGATTAAACATGATTAAGCTGATAAATTTAGCATTTACTCTagtgcaggggtcggcaacctttaacacccaacgAGCCATTTGGACACTGGacaatactttttgacatctaaaatgaaaataacactgtatatattgttttttttacctttatgctttgtataaacaactatagtgtgttgcttatgaaatccatgaagttctacagagaaaataaattttttatttatgtaatgaacACATTGTGAACATTGTGAACTCTTAACCctctgcaggggaggcggacacACCTGAGCAACATCCGCAATCACGCCTTGCCTTAAAGtccttgtctctctgctgttctTTTGGTAGCTggaaagctacagctggctgtatgcgtacagcaaccgtgtgtgaaaagttgtcaataaagagatgctgaaaagcatgttcatgcaaacattgtcaggTTTGCCGCGGTATGTTTACAATAGGACTTCTggtcctgaacctctgcgcagagcgtctgcaaatcggggctgtacgaagtcactgtCATCTTTACGACTGTAAGTTGTCGTCTGTGAGGCTTGtttgtttcatgtttgttttcttacaTTACTCCAAACTTGGCCTACCTGGGGCTGAAAGTCTTGATAAATGCACAGCGTTTTGGCGGGTATATACCGGCTTcggcgagtgtgacgcttattttgagtgatgaaaaataataaaattgtcACGGTtgtgggtcattttgacccagctttttctgtttcttatgtTATCttatttcttcttattttatttatgttatctTTTTCTTATGTTCTTTTTATGTTGTCTTATGTTGTTTCTTATATTGGTGTTTTTCTAGATTATGACTTATGTTCTGATTAGTTAGTGATACTGTCTAGTCCGTGtcttagtttcctgtttttactttgaaggatCATGGTCATGTGTGATGTcggtgtgttcagttttacacttccttgtctcgttagcctaatttctcccagctgtctccctcctgtttctcattccctgattactcccctgtgtatataaggcctgtgttttcctgtgctctctgtcgtgTTGTACCCTCATACCTCCCTGTGTGTTCGGTTTGCCTGTCGGCCAGGTTAGTTGCTTTCCAGTTTAGTTAGTTCTTTGTTCTATCTGTAACCTCACAATAAAGCCAAGGGTTTTTGAGTTCACCTGTGCCTCTGCGAGTCCTGCTCTTGGGTCCACCTTTTCCTGCCAGCCTTCACACAGCCATG
It includes:
- the LOC100690468 gene encoding T-lymphocyte surface antigen Ly-9, translating into MHSRFPVYEFHFSYVQINFCGLKMILLLSFWIVTGLTAADPTATYYRLKNSSVCLNVRKPPPYRRGEWKFNTIIIADDTVINPIYKDRVTYSAGNLSLCINNLADTDAGIYDVSISQNFTSASEKHQVIVQDVVPTPVIIMSKLGSNQSAGLCSITVNCSIQDYWLWSVCDEDGCRPSQKSFSEVNITTFTENSTVVCRGNNHVSTNQASESSTLCFNNTNPDDRGKAQHPPSTRTLAFIIVCVLLAFIFLAVSFFLVKRLFSTKWKSYQAPTNTIRSIQSQPINTLPSSQSRASTASSSSDADPAYENADVLQYSQSSSPRQESHPVDTIYTLPGVKSSSAGNNIQNTAETATVEEAQQRPTQIDTVYSVLQKPKKLNV